The following proteins are encoded in a genomic region of Brachypodium distachyon strain Bd21 chromosome 1, Brachypodium_distachyon_v3.0, whole genome shotgun sequence:
- the LOC100844653 gene encoding probable aquaporin PIP2-1 translates to MAKDEVMESGGGHQDFAAKDYTDPPPAPLIDAAELASWSLYRAVIAEFIATLLFLYITVATVIGYKHQTDVSASGPDAACGGVGILGIAWAFGGMIFVLVYCTAGISGGHINPAVTFGLFLARKVSLVRALLYMIAQCLGAMCGVGLVKAFQSAYFVRYGGGANTLAAGYSKGTGLAAEIIGTFVLVYTVFSATDPKRSARDSHVPVLAPLPIGFAVFMVHLATIPITGTGINPARSLGAAVIFNKDKAWDDQWIFWVGPMVGAAIAAFYHQYILRAGAIKALGSFRSNA, encoded by the exons ATGGCCAAGGACGAGGTGatggagagcggcggcggccaccaggACTTCGCGGCCAAGGACTACACGGaccctccgccggcgcccctCATCGACGCCGCGGAGCTCGCCTCCTGGTCGCTCTACCGCGCCGTCATCGCCGAGTTCATCGCCACGCTGCTGTTCCTCTACATCACCGTGGCCACCGTCATCGGCTACAAGCACCAGACGGACGTCTCGGCGTCCGGCCCCGAcgcggcgtgcggcggcgtggggatTCTCGGCATCGCGTGGGCCTTCGGCGGCATGATCTTCGTGCTCGTCTACTGCACCGCGGGCATCTCTGGGGGACACATCAACCCGGCCGTCACCTTCGGGCTCTTCCTGGCCCGGAAAGTCTCCCTGGTCCGGGCCCTGCTCTACATGATCGCGCAGTGCCTCGGCGCCATGTGCGGCGTCGGGCTCGTCAAGGCGTTCCAGAGCGCCTACTTCGTGAGGTACGGGGGCGGAGCGAACACGCTCGCTGCGGGGTACTCCAAGGGGACTGGACTTGCCGCGGAGATTATTGGGACCTTCGTGCTCGTCTACACCGTCTTCTCCGCCACCGACCCCAAGCGCAGCGCCCGCGACTCTCACGTGCCG GTGTTGGCTCCCCTCCCAATCGGCTTCGCCGTCTTCATGGTCCACTTGGCCACCATCCCAATCACCGGCACTGGCATCAACCCGGCCAGGAGCCTTGGAGCTGCCGTCATCTTCAACAAGGACAAGGCCTGGGATGATCAG TGGATCTTCTGGGTCGGCCCAATGGTCGGCGCGGCGATCGCGGCCTTCTACCACCAGTACATCCTCAGGGCCGGCGCCATCAAGGCCCTGGGCTCCTTCAGGAGCAACGCCTAA
- the LOC100844347 gene encoding 60S ribosomal protein L36a has protein sequence MVNVPKTKKTYCKNKECKKHTLHKVTQYKKGKDSLSAQGKRRYDRKQSGYGGQTKPVFHKKAKTTKKIVLKLQCQSCKHYSQRAIKRCKHFEIGGDKKGKGTSLF, from the exons ATG GTGAATGTTCCGAAGACCAAGAAGACCTACTGCAAGAACAAGGAGTGCAAGAAGCACACCCTTCACAAGGTTACACAGTACAAGAAGGGAAAGGATAGTCTTTCTGCTCAGGGGAAGCGTCGTTATGACCGCAAACAGTCAGGATATGGTGGGCAGACAAAGCCTGTTTTCCACAAGAAG GCcaagacaacaaagaagatTGTGCTGAAGCTTCAGTGCCAGAGCTGCAAGCACTACTCACAGCGTGCGATCAAG AGGTGCAAGCACTTTGAAATCGGTGGAGACAAGAAGGGCAAGGGAACATCTCTCTTCTAA